Genomic window (Hypnocyclicus thermotrophus):
GGGATACTTAACAAGAAGACTTGTTGATATTTCACATGAAGTTATAGTTAATAAAGAAGATTGTGGAACTCATAATGGAATAGAAGTAGCAGATTTAGTTGTAGAAGGAAATGTTATTGAAAAATTAGAAGAAAGAATTAATGGAAGAGTATTAGCAGAAGATTTAGTATTTGAAGGAGAAGTAATAGCTCCTAGAAATACTATGATAGGAAAAGAAATAATAAAAGAAATTCAAGCTAAAGGAATAAATAAAGTAAAAATAAGATCACCATTGACATGTGACCTTGAAAAAGGAGTTTGTCAAAAATGTTATGGAATGGATTTATCTAATCATCAAGAAATTCTTCTTGGAGAAGCAGTTGGAGTTATTGCAGCTCAATCAATTGGAGAACCAGGAACACAGCTAACAATGAGAACATTCCATACTGGTGGGGTAGCACAAGCTACAGAAGCTCAAAAAGATATAAAAGCTGAACATTCAGGAATAATTGAATTTAGAGATATGAGGTTATTAGATTATAATAATGAAAGTGTAGTTGTTTCTCAATCAGCAAAAATAATAATAGAACCAGATGAATACGAAATACCTACGGGATCTATTCTTAAAGTAAAAGAAGGAGAAAGAGTAGAAAAAGGAACAGTATTAGTTGAATTTGATCCATATCATACTCCTATAATTACTGAAAAAAATGGAAGAGTAGAATATAGAGAAATATATGTAAAAGAAATTCATGATGAAAAATATAATGTTATTGAAAGACTTGCTGTAAAACCAATAGAAGCAGGAGATATAACACCTAGAATAGTAATATTTGATAATTCAAATAAAAAAGTAGCAGAGTATAGAATTCCTTATGGTGCATATTTAATGGTGGGAGAAAATACTGAAGTTAAAAAAGGAGAAATATTAGCTAAAATTATAAAAACAGGTAGTGGTACAAAAGATATCACTGGTGGTCTTCCAAGAGTACAAGAACTATTTGAAGCTAGAACTCCTAAAGGAAAAGCAATAGTAAGTGAAGTAGGCGGAAGAGTAAGAATACCTGGTAAGAGAAAGAAAAATATGATAGTAGTTAATATTCATTCTTTAGAAAATGAAAATGACTATAAAGAATATTTAATACCTGCAGGAGAACATATTATTGTTACTGATGGTCAAATTATTAATCCAGGTGATAAATTAATAGAAGGAGTTATTTCTCCACACGATGTACTTGCAATAAAAGGATTAGTAGCTGCACAACAGTATATACTTGAAGCAGTTCAAGAAGTATATAGAGAACAAGGTGTTACTGTAAATGATAAACATATAGAAATTATAGTAAAACAAATGTTTAGAAAAGTAAAAATTGTAGATTCTGGTGACTCATTATTCTTAGAAGATGAAGTAATTGATAAGAAAACACTTGATATTGAAAATGAAAAATTAATATCTAAAGGGAAAAGAACAATTAAATATCAACCAGTAATACAAGGTATTACAAAAGCAGCAGTAAATACAGAAAGCTTTATTTCAGCAGCTTCATTCCAAGAAACTACAAAAGTTCTTGCGAACTCAGCTATTGAAGGTAAAGAAGATACATTAAATGGATTAAAAGAAAATGTAATCATCGGTAAGAAAATACCAGCTGGAACTGGATTTAATGCATATAAATATATAGAACCTTTAGTTAAAGAGGAGAAATAATAATATGGCGACTAACAAGTCGCCTATTAAATTATAAATTATTTTAAGTAAATAATGTAGTAAGCTAGTAATAAAATTTTTTAAAAGGGGCGATACTATGCGAAGTATGACAGGATATTCTAAAATTATAGAAGAAAATGAGCATTTTAGAATATCAATTGAAATGAAAAGTGTTAATAATAAAGGTTTAAATATAAAAATAAAAATTCCGAATTTTTTAAATTTTTTAGAAAATAGGATAAAAACTGAAATAGGAAAAAAAATTCATAGAGGTTATATAGAATTAAAAATAAATTTTGAAGATAAGAGAGAAAACGAAAATTTATATTATTATAATAGAAATAATGCTTTATCATATATGAAAATATTAAATGAAATAGAAAAAGAATTTTCCTTAAAACTTGAAAACAAAGTAGATATGGTAGTAAAATATAGTAATAGTATAAATAAACAAGATATAGAAATAAACGAAAATGAATATACAGAATTTATAATGCCTGTCTTAAATAAAGTAATAGATAATATAAATGAAATGAAACAAACTGAAGGTGAAAGATTAAAAGAATATTTTATAGATCTTATTGAAAATATAAAAAATAATATAAAAGATATAAGCTATTTAAAAGAAAATGTAGTAGAAAATTATAAAAATAGATTATTAGAAAAATTAAATAACTATAAAAATGAAATAGATGTAAAAGAAGAAGATATCTTAAAGGAAATATTAATTTTTACTGATAGAAGTGATATATCAGAAGAATACTCAAGGCTTATAAGTCATTTAGAACAATTTTTAATAGAATTGGATAGTAAACATAACTATATAGGGAAAAAATTAGATTTTATACTTCAAGAAATATTTAGAGAATTAAATACTATGGGAGTAAAAAGTAATTATTATGATATATCTAAACTTGTAGTTGACTGTAAAAGTGAAGTAGAAAAAATAAGAGAACAAGTTATGAATATAGAATAAAATTAGGAGGAGAAATGGGCGTAATAAGAATTGGATTTGGAAATATAGCAATGAAAAATAGAATAATAGCCATTGTAAGTCCAGATACTGCTCCTAGTAAAAGACTAAAAGAAAGAGCTAAAAATGAAAATTTATTAATAGATGCTACTAATGGAAAAAAAACAAGAGCATTAATTATTACAGATAGTAATCATGTGATTATGTCAGCTATAAATCCAGAGACGTTATTAGGAAGAATAGAAAAAGGAGAAAAATAATGAAAGGTAGATTATTTATAGTATCTGGTCCTAGTGGTGCAGGAAAATCAACAGTTACAAAATTAGTTAGGAAAAAACTTAATATGACATTAGCTGTGTCTGCAACTACAAGAAAACCTAGAGTAGGAGAGGTAGATACAGTAGATTATCATTTTTATAGTATGGAAAAATTTCAAGAAGCAATAAAAAATAATGAATTTCTTGAATATGCTAATGTACATGGGAATTATTATGGGACATTAAAAAAAGAGGTAGAGAAAAAATTAGAAAATGGTGAAGATGTAATTCTTGAAATAGATGTACAGGGCGGATTACAAGTAAAAGAAAAATTTCCAGAAGCTAAATTAATATTTTTTAAAGCACCTAGTGTAGAAGAATTAGAAAAAAGACTTAGGGGAAGAAATACTGATACTGAAGAAGTTATACAAACGAGATTAAAAAACTCATTAAAAGAAATGGAATATGAAAAATATTATGAAGAAGTAATAATTAATAATAAT
Coding sequences:
- a CDS encoding YicC/YloC family endoribonuclease, which translates into the protein MRSMTGYSKIIEENEHFRISIEMKSVNNKGLNIKIKIPNFLNFLENRIKTEIGKKIHRGYIELKINFEDKRENENLYYYNRNNALSYMKILNEIEKEFSLKLENKVDMVVKYSNSINKQDIEINENEYTEFIMPVLNKVIDNINEMKQTEGERLKEYFIDLIENIKNNIKDISYLKENVVENYKNRLLEKLNNYKNEIDVKEEDILKEILIFTDRSDISEEYSRLISHLEQFLIELDSKHNYIGKKLDFILQEIFRELNTMGVKSNYYDISKLVVDCKSEVEKIREQVMNIE
- a CDS encoding extracellular matrix/biofilm biosynthesis regulator RemA family protein, which codes for MGVIRIGFGNIAMKNRIIAIVSPDTAPSKRLKERAKNENLLIDATNGKKTRALIITDSNHVIMSAINPETLLGRIEKGEK
- the gmk gene encoding guanylate kinase; protein product: MKGRLFIVSGPSGAGKSTVTKLVRKKLNMTLAVSATTRKPRVGEVDTVDYHFYSMEKFQEAIKNNEFLEYANVHGNYYGTLKKEVEKKLENGEDVILEIDVQGGLQVKEKFPEAKLIFFKAPSVEELEKRLRGRNTDTEEVIQTRLKNSLKEMEYEKYYEEVIINNNVEESIKKLIEIIKRKEKEEK